Proteins from one Anaerobranca californiensis DSM 14826 genomic window:
- the asd gene encoding aspartate-semialdehyde dehydrogenase, with amino-acid sequence MKKYNIAIVGATGLVGREFLSSLAQWDIVNNLYLVASARSKGQKVQFKDKTIELITVEDALEEKIDVAFFCAGSSISKNYGPLFAKNNTIVIDNSSYFRMDKDIPLIVPEVNGHELHRFQGKIIANPNCSTIQLAVILKHIEDLYGLKRVVVSTYQSVSGAGQKGVDELNNQILAYGKGTTYEPKVLPVAADKVFYQMFNNILPQIDLFEDDGYTKEEHKMINETRKILNIPKLPITVTTVRVPVFRCHSESVNVETYQDINIEEFKEYLKNQQSVIVMDDIKNQLYPTPLHVAGKNEVFVGRIRRDNSVEHGLNMWIVADNVRKGAAYNGLQILLYLIENNLI; translated from the coding sequence GTGAAAAAATATAATATTGCTATAGTTGGTGCTACAGGATTAGTTGGGAGGGAGTTTTTAAGCTCCCTTGCCCAATGGGATATAGTAAATAATCTTTATTTAGTGGCATCGGCAAGGTCAAAAGGACAAAAAGTACAGTTTAAAGATAAAACAATAGAATTGATTACAGTAGAAGATGCTTTAGAGGAAAAGATAGATGTGGCATTTTTCTGTGCTGGTTCTTCAATAAGTAAAAATTATGGACCTTTATTTGCAAAAAATAATACAATTGTCATAGATAACAGCAGCTATTTTCGCATGGATAAAGATATACCATTGATTGTTCCTGAGGTAAATGGCCATGAATTACACCGATTTCAAGGTAAAATTATTGCAAATCCCAACTGTTCAACAATTCAATTGGCTGTTATTTTAAAACACATTGAAGATCTTTATGGCTTGAAAAGGGTAGTAGTCTCTACCTATCAAAGTGTTTCAGGAGCAGGTCAAAAGGGTGTGGATGAATTAAATAATCAAATATTGGCTTATGGAAAGGGAACGACCTATGAACCTAAGGTATTACCAGTAGCAGCAGATAAGGTCTTTTATCAGATGTTTAATAATATCTTACCTCAAATAGATTTATTTGAGGATGATGGATACACTAAAGAAGAACACAAAATGATCAATGAGACAAGAAAAATTTTAAATATTCCTAAACTCCCTATTACCGTTACCACAGTTAGGGTACCTGTTTTTAGATGTCACAGTGAATCAGTTAATGTAGAAACCTATCAAGATATAAATATTGAAGAATTTAAAGAATATCTTAAAAATCAGCAATCTGTCATCGTAATGGATGATATAAAAAATCAACTTTATCCAACACCATTACATGTGGCAGGGAAAAATGAAGTTTTTGTAGGTAGAATACGTCGAGACAATTCAGTGGAACATGGACTAAACATGTGGATTGTTGCTGATAATGTTAGAAAAGGTGCTGCCTACAATGGACTTCAAATTTTACTTTATCTAATAGAAAATAATTTAATTTGA
- a CDS encoding YlzJ-like family protein, with protein sequence MLLYTIVPIEQIFPSEINNLQYQEIDLGVGKKIIIEKINDSQCKIVRLISTDSNDYLNPQFQPGSIINLYPF encoded by the coding sequence ATGCTTTTATATACCATTGTACCAATTGAACAAATTTTTCCATCTGAAATTAATAATTTACAATATCAGGAAATAGACTTGGGTGTTGGTAAAAAAATAATAATTGAAAAAATAAATGATAGCCAATGTAAAATAGTAAGGCTAATCAGTACTGATTCCAATGATTATTTAAATCCCCAATTCCAACCAGGTTCTATTATCAATCTATACCCTTTCTAA
- the dpsA gene encoding dipicolinate synthase subunit DpsA, whose protein sequence is MDRVLHIIGGDDRDIYLKKLLEEKGFVIKLWGFDKLGYGEFDLIKLKEQLIKSEYPVLIFPLSGTKVKGEVRSKYSSKNIIIDEDFFKILPANSQIIIGFARQWFKDYCNIYQINLLEVAEDDELAILNSIPSAEGAIQMAMENSEITIHNSNSLVIGLGRCGMTLARLLKGLDSKVYVYARNKVNLARAFEMGFTPVTSQELDEILPKMDFIYNTAPSLVLPKEKLDYCLNCEVIIDIASAPGGVDFDYAKEKGIKALLAPGLPGIVAPKTAAKILAYVYSKFLGGENYD, encoded by the coding sequence ATGGATAGAGTTCTTCATATTATTGGTGGAGATGATCGTGATATTTATTTAAAAAAATTGCTAGAAGAAAAGGGGTTTGTAATTAAACTCTGGGGTTTCGATAAATTAGGATATGGGGAATTTGATTTAATAAAATTAAAGGAACAGCTAATTAAAAGTGAATATCCAGTACTAATTTTTCCTTTATCAGGGACTAAAGTAAAGGGTGAAGTGAGAAGTAAATATTCTTCTAAAAATATTATAATAGATGAAGATTTTTTTAAAATTCTACCTGCAAATTCACAGATTATAATAGGATTTGCTAGACAATGGTTTAAAGATTATTGTAATATTTACCAAATTAATCTATTAGAAGTAGCTGAAGATGATGAACTTGCTATTTTAAATTCCATTCCTTCAGCAGAGGGAGCTATACAAATGGCTATGGAAAATAGTGAAATAACTATTCATAATAGTAATTCATTGGTAATTGGTTTAGGTAGATGTGGTATGACTTTGGCTAGATTATTAAAAGGTCTAGATAGTAAAGTATATGTATATGCTAGAAATAAAGTTAATCTAGCTAGAGCCTTCGAGATGGGATTTACTCCAGTGACTTCACAAGAATTAGATGAAATATTGCCCAAAATGGATTTCATTTATAATACAGCACCAAGTTTAGTACTTCCTAAAGAAAAACTAGATTATTGTTTAAACTGTGAAGTAATTATAGATATAGCTTCAGCTCCAGGGGGAGTAGATTTTGACTATGCAAAGGAGAAGGGAATAAAGGCTTTGTTAGCACCTGGTTTACCAGGTATTGTAGCTCCCAAAACAGCTGCAAAAATCTTAGCCTATGTATATTCTAAATTTTTGGGAGGGGAAAACTATGACTAA
- a CDS encoding ClpP family protease — translation MDFKQNQQNPNPHQGDTRVNIQQLGQLNIPVVDNSIHVMTIIGQVEGHTVLPPQNKTTKYEHIIPQLVAVEQNPNVKGLLVILNTVGGDVEAGLAIAEMIKSLTKPTVSLVLGGGHSIGVPIAVSTNYSFIAETATMTIHPVRLTGLVISVPQTYEYLDKMQDRIVRFVAENSNMTAEKFKELMFRTGELARDIGTVLVGKDAVKHGLIDEVGGLGNSVNKLKELIEKAENHLH, via the coding sequence ATGGATTTTAAACAAAATCAACAAAATCCTAATCCACATCAAGGAGATACTAGAGTAAACATTCAACAACTAGGCCAACTAAATATTCCTGTAGTGGATAATAGTATTCATGTTATGACAATAATTGGTCAAGTAGAAGGACATACCGTTTTACCTCCTCAAAATAAAACGACAAAGTATGAACACATAATACCACAATTAGTTGCAGTTGAACAAAATCCAAATGTTAAAGGTTTATTGGTAATATTAAATACAGTAGGAGGAGATGTAGAAGCAGGATTAGCTATTGCAGAAATGATTAAGAGTTTAACAAAACCAACTGTTTCCTTAGTCCTCGGGGGTGGACATAGCATAGGTGTGCCAATTGCTGTTTCTACCAATTATTCTTTTATAGCAGAAACGGCGACCATGACTATCCATCCTGTCCGATTAACGGGGCTAGTAATCTCAGTTCCTCAGACATATGAATACTTAGATAAAATGCAAGATAGAATAGTAAGGTTTGTCGCAGAAAATTCTAACATGACAGCTGAAAAGTTTAAAGAATTGATGTTCAGGACTGGTGAGTTGGCGAGGGATATTGGGACAGTATTAGTAGGAAAAGATGCAGTTAAACACGGATTAATAGATGAAGTAGGCGGATTAGGTAATAGTGTTAATAAATTAAAAGAATTAATTGAAAAGGCAGAAAACCATTTACATTAG
- the dapA gene encoding 4-hydroxy-tetrahydrodipicolinate synthase: protein MIFGRLLTAMITPFDTEGKVNYQEAKRIAEYLMENGNDGLVLIGTTGESPTLALNEKLKLVEEVMAGLKGRGKVIVGVGGNNTEETIRTIKEFENKGIDGIMVVTPYYNKPTQKGLYLHFEKIAQSTTLPIMLYNVPSRTGCNLLPGTIKELAKIKNIVAIKEASGDLNQVSEIIRLCGENIQVLSGDDSLTLPMLSVGAIGVVSVASHIVGKEIKEMIESFSKGDVKKATAIHLKLMPIFKNLFVESNPIPVKLAMNLIGFNAGQCRLPLCSPNDSTVELIKKTLEELKQE, encoded by the coding sequence ATGATTTTTGGTAGATTATTAACTGCTATGATTACCCCCTTCGATACTGAAGGAAAGGTAAACTATCAAGAGGCAAAAAGAATTGCTGAATATTTAATGGAAAATGGAAATGATGGATTAGTTTTAATTGGAACCACAGGGGAATCCCCCACCTTGGCTTTAAATGAAAAACTTAAGCTTGTAGAAGAGGTAATGGCGGGATTAAAAGGACGGGGTAAAGTAATAGTAGGTGTTGGTGGAAACAACACTGAAGAAACCATAAGAACAATCAAGGAATTTGAAAACAAGGGCATTGATGGAATAATGGTTGTAACTCCATATTACAATAAACCAACTCAAAAAGGTTTATATTTACATTTTGAAAAAATTGCCCAAAGCACAACATTACCTATTATGCTATATAATGTCCCCTCTAGAACTGGCTGTAATTTATTACCGGGAACTATAAAAGAATTAGCCAAGATTAAAAATATAGTAGCGATTAAAGAAGCATCAGGAGATTTAAATCAGGTCAGTGAGATCATTAGACTTTGTGGAGAAAATATCCAGGTATTAAGCGGAGATGATTCATTAACTTTACCTATGCTTTCCGTTGGAGCAATTGGTGTTGTATCTGTGGCTAGCCATATCGTAGGTAAAGAAATTAAAGAAATGATTGAAAGTTTTTCAAAGGGTGATGTAAAAAAAGCTACAGCGATCCATTTAAAATTAATGCCTATTTTTAAAAATTTATTTGTTGAGAGTAACCCTATCCCTGTAAAGTTAGCTATGAATTTAATAGGATTTAATGCAGGTCAGTGTAGACTTCCCCTATGTTCACCTAATGATAGTACTGTAGAACTAATTAAAAAAACTCTAGAAGAATTAAAGCAGGAATAA
- a CDS encoding dipicolinate synthase subunit B → MTNNKLKIGVVVTGSHCTIAKIIQPLIKLKDKGYELFPVISNSIKTDTKFGKGEDWIKILEEITDKKVIQTIVEAEPIGPSNFLDILIVLPCTGNTLAKLANAITDNGAMMAIKAHLRNDKPVVLAIATNDALSQNAVNLGKLLAQKNIYFVPFGQDEPQTKPFSIVADLNKLEETIIAALNKKQIQPIIIQYK, encoded by the coding sequence ATGACTAACAATAAACTGAAAATTGGTGTTGTTGTAACAGGTTCCCATTGTACTATTGCCAAAATAATACAACCTTTGATAAAATTAAAAGATAAGGGCTATGAACTTTTTCCAGTAATATCTAATTCTATAAAAACAGATACCAAATTTGGCAAAGGGGAAGATTGGATCAAAATATTAGAAGAAATAACAGATAAAAAGGTTATTCAAACTATTGTAGAAGCTGAACCTATTGGGCCTAGTAATTTTTTAGATATTCTCATTGTACTTCCCTGTACTGGGAACACTTTAGCAAAACTTGCAAATGCCATAACCGATAATGGAGCTATGATGGCGATTAAAGCCCATCTTCGAAATGACAAACCCGTTGTTTTAGCTATTGCTACTAATGATGCCTTAAGTCAAAATGCAGTAAACTTAGGTAAATTATTAGCTCAAAAAAACATCTATTTTGTACCTTTCGGGCAAGATGAGCCGCAAACTAAACCTTTTTCTATAGTAGCTGACTTGAATAAGTTAGAGGAAACTATAATAGCAGCCCTCAATAAAAAACAAATACAACCAATAATAATTCAATATAAGTAG
- the dapG gene encoding aspartate kinase, whose product MIIVQKFGGTSLATAEQREMIVKKIAAQIAQNPQTKFLVVVSAMGRKGAPYATDTLLGLIDKKKTSKDKQDILLSCGEKISAAILGSNFDGYGIKCKIVTGWNMGIYTDNNFTDAKIKKIDTTKIENYFKEYSVVIATGFQGITEEGEITTLGRGGSDITAVALGIALNAKDIEIYTDVEGIMTADPRVVPEAKIINEITYQEVFNLAHDGAKVIHPRAVEIAMQHDVNLWIKSLVSQNIGTLITHHDHSSKDKWEHSRIITGIANIDGLTHFKINTNNYEPQKDYDLLDKLATKGISLDLISISPYTKAFVVNGNETETVIQTLKGAEVDFEYTENCTKITVVGVAMKGKPGVMAKILQPLVELNVPIIQTADSHINISILVESKYAIDCIKALHNHLI is encoded by the coding sequence GTGATTATCGTTCAGAAATTTGGAGGAACCTCTTTAGCTACTGCAGAACAAAGGGAAATGATTGTTAAAAAGATAGCTGCACAAATAGCTCAAAATCCCCAGACAAAATTTTTAGTAGTTGTTTCAGCTATGGGAAGAAAAGGGGCTCCTTATGCAACAGATACCTTGTTGGGGTTAATTGATAAAAAGAAAACTTCAAAAGATAAACAAGATATTTTATTATCCTGTGGTGAAAAAATTTCAGCGGCTATTTTGGGAAGTAATTTCGATGGATATGGTATCAAGTGTAAAATTGTAACAGGATGGAATATGGGAATATATACAGATAATAACTTTACAGACGCTAAAATAAAGAAAATTGATACTACCAAAATAGAAAATTATTTTAAAGAATATTCAGTAGTAATAGCTACTGGTTTTCAGGGAATAACAGAAGAAGGAGAAATCACTACTTTAGGACGGGGAGGTAGCGATATTACTGCTGTAGCTTTAGGTATAGCTTTAAATGCTAAAGATATAGAAATTTACACTGATGTGGAAGGTATAATGACAGCAGATCCCCGAGTTGTACCAGAAGCTAAAATAATTAATGAAATAACATACCAGGAAGTCTTTAATTTAGCCCATGATGGAGCAAAAGTTATTCATCCACGGGCAGTTGAAATTGCAATGCAACATGATGTCAACTTATGGATTAAGTCATTAGTATCCCAAAACATTGGAACATTAATTACCCATCATGATCACAGTAGTAAAGATAAATGGGAGCATTCGAGAATTATTACAGGTATTGCTAATATCGATGGATTAACCCATTTTAAAATTAACACTAACAATTATGAACCACAAAAAGATTATGATCTTCTTGACAAGTTAGCTACAAAAGGTATCAGCTTAGATTTAATTTCGATATCACCTTACACCAAAGCATTTGTAGTGAATGGCAATGAAACAGAAACAGTAATACAAACTTTAAAAGGAGCAGAAGTGGATTTTGAGTATACGGAAAATTGCACCAAAATAACCGTTGTAGGTGTAGCTATGAAGGGTAAGCCGGGAGTAATGGCTAAAATTTTACAACCTTTAGTAGAGTTAAATGTCCCCATTATTCAAACTGCTGATTCCCATATCAATATTTCTATATTAGTAGAAAGTAAATATGCAATTGATTGCATTAAAGCATTGCATAACCACTTAATATAA
- a CDS encoding DNA translocase FtsK, translating into MQRKKIKKINKETNIKFKNELKAIIFATIAGLSLASLIFTDQVGKIGQTIHRLLFLLAGKSSLFIPFLLLIYSFKLMFDKEFSLKMNNRVLGIIIFYWTFLLTNHVVALFPIAEPISNFEILRLGLRGEGGGILGALLSVIFLKGLGVIGTFLTAISFLIIGMILILDISIAKILKIIGKGLKKLYRSILEGIIIVYQKYKNKKTITKNTITEERNNDLNSVNIEDSTKDNKIAINGDQLEFTFQDYEESIGDEEQRDKKLYRDLEGNIVVKFPPKNQSNISLEDKDLSQNNFEIKKMNVPYTLPPLSILQKPSRTKEVRSQRDIEGQAKILLETLQSFGVSAKITHIHRGPTITRFELQPAVGVKVSKILSLSDDLALSLAATGIRIEAPIPGKAAIGIEVPNTTKATVYLREVIETKGFLDNPSKLTVALGKDIAGEPLIADFTQMPHILIAGATGSGKSVCVNTIIASILFKATPDEVRFLMVDPKVVELNVYNGIPHLLAPVVTDPKNAAFALKKVVKEMESRYELFAKLGVRDINRYNAITPDEKLPFIVVIIDELADLMMVAPRDVEDCICRLAQMARASGIHLIVATQRPSVDVITGVIKANITSRIAFAVSSGADSRTILDMGGAEKLLGKGDMLYYPVGAAKPIRAQSSYISDEEVEKLVSYVKQNQTPEYDENFEAENDEKVDNYELDELFNEAAQLVVDTKQASISLLQRRFRIGYNRAARIIDDLEKMGIVGGFEGSKARRVLITSKQLEEILK; encoded by the coding sequence TTGCAACGAAAAAAGATAAAGAAAATTAATAAAGAAACTAATATCAAATTTAAAAACGAATTAAAAGCTATTATCTTTGCTACAATAGCAGGTTTAAGTCTAGCTAGCTTAATATTCACTGATCAAGTGGGTAAAATTGGACAAACTATTCATAGATTGCTATTTTTGCTAGCTGGTAAGAGTTCTTTATTTATACCTTTTTTATTACTAATTTATAGTTTTAAGCTAATGTTTGATAAAGAATTCAGTTTAAAGATGAATAATAGAGTATTAGGAATAATAATTTTTTATTGGACATTTTTGTTAACAAATCACGTTGTTGCTTTATTTCCTATAGCTGAACCTATTTCTAATTTTGAAATTTTACGTCTTGGCTTACGGGGTGAAGGGGGAGGAATATTAGGGGCACTTTTATCAGTGATTTTTTTAAAGGGTTTAGGGGTTATTGGAACATTTTTAACAGCTATTTCCTTTTTAATAATTGGAATGATTTTAATTTTAGACATTTCTATAGCGAAAATATTAAAAATTATAGGTAAAGGTTTAAAAAAATTATATCGATCTATTCTAGAAGGAATAATTATCGTGTATCAAAAATATAAAAATAAAAAAACAATTACTAAAAATACAATTACAGAAGAAAGGAATAATGATTTAAATTCTGTAAATATAGAAGATAGCACTAAAGATAATAAAATAGCAATAAATGGGGATCAATTAGAATTCACCTTTCAGGATTACGAAGAAAGTATTGGGGATGAAGAACAAAGGGATAAAAAATTATACAGAGATTTAGAAGGAAATATAGTTGTTAAATTTCCACCTAAAAATCAAAGTAACATTTCCTTAGAAGATAAAGATTTATCTCAAAATAATTTTGAGATAAAAAAAATGAATGTTCCCTATACCTTACCACCATTGTCTATTTTACAAAAACCTTCCAGGACAAAGGAAGTTAGAAGTCAAAGAGATATCGAAGGACAAGCAAAAATTCTTTTGGAAACTTTACAAAGTTTCGGTGTTAGTGCTAAAATTACCCACATTCACCGGGGACCAACCATTACTAGGTTTGAACTACAACCTGCTGTTGGTGTAAAAGTGAGTAAAATTCTCAGTTTAAGTGACGATTTAGCCTTAAGTTTAGCGGCAACCGGTATTAGAATTGAAGCTCCAATCCCAGGAAAAGCAGCAATTGGTATCGAAGTCCCTAATACTACAAAGGCTACTGTATACTTAAGAGAAGTTATAGAAACAAAAGGATTTCTGGATAATCCATCAAAACTAACGGTAGCATTAGGTAAAGATATTGCTGGAGAACCATTAATAGCTGATTTTACCCAAATGCCCCACATTTTAATAGCAGGTGCCACAGGTTCTGGTAAAAGTGTTTGTGTAAATACTATAATAGCTAGTATTTTGTTTAAAGCTACTCCCGATGAAGTTAGGTTTTTGATGGTTGATCCTAAAGTTGTAGAATTAAATGTTTACAATGGCATCCCTCATCTTTTAGCACCGGTAGTTACTGACCCTAAAAATGCCGCTTTTGCTTTAAAAAAAGTAGTAAAAGAAATGGAAAGTCGGTATGAACTCTTTGCAAAATTAGGGGTTAGGGATATCAACCGTTATAATGCTATAACTCCCGATGAAAAACTACCATTTATCGTTGTTATTATTGATGAATTGGCGGATTTAATGATGGTGGCACCGAGGGATGTGGAAGATTGTATTTGTAGATTAGCACAAATGGCTAGGGCATCGGGAATTCACTTGATAGTGGCTACCCAAAGACCTTCAGTTGATGTCATAACAGGTGTAATTAAAGCTAATATAACTTCAAGGATTGCCTTTGCAGTTTCCTCTGGAGCAGATTCTAGGACAATACTAGATATGGGAGGAGCAGAAAAACTGTTAGGTAAAGGTGATATGCTCTATTATCCTGTGGGGGCAGCTAAACCCATCAGGGCTCAGAGTTCATACATTTCCGATGAAGAAGTGGAAAAGTTAGTATCATATGTTAAGCAAAATCAAACCCCGGAATATGATGAAAACTTTGAAGCTGAAAATGATGAAAAGGTTGATAATTATGAACTAGATGAACTCTTTAATGAAGCTGCACAACTGGTTGTTGATACTAAACAAGCTTCAATTTCCCTTTTACAGAGAAGATTTAGAATAGGTTATAACAGGGCAGCTAGAATAATAGATGATTTAGAGAAAATGGGGATTGTTGGAGGTTTTGAAGGCAGTAAGGCCCGAAGGGTATTAATCACATCTAAACAACTTGAAGAGATATTAAAATAA
- a CDS encoding undecaprenyl-diphosphate phosphatase: MTILEAIIVGIVQGLTEFIPVSSSAHIVLTQNLLGVKQPGITFEVVVHIGTLFSVFWIFGSDIIKLLKAVVDLPRTITKNETFESLKTKNDRNLIFMLILGTLVTGTIGVLFKDFFVSFYHNNTAIGIALLVTGFILWISQKLNPGYKKEGEIGILDAIIVGAFQSLAIFPGISRSGSTIAGALLRKMDKETAVRYSFLLSIPAILGATLLEVKEVLETGFDQSLALPYIFGLIFSAISGIIAIKWLVAFLKKGKLHYFSFYCWFIGILVLLLL; encoded by the coding sequence GTGACAATTTTAGAAGCAATTATTGTAGGTATAGTACAGGGACTTACAGAATTTATCCCTGTAAGTAGTTCAGCCCATATTGTGCTAACTCAAAATTTATTAGGAGTAAAACAACCAGGAATAACCTTTGAAGTTGTGGTACATATAGGTACATTGTTTTCAGTATTTTGGATTTTTGGGTCTGATATTATTAAATTACTAAAAGCTGTAGTAGATCTGCCGAGAACTATAACTAAAAATGAAACCTTTGAATCTCTAAAAACAAAAAATGATCGAAATCTTATTTTTATGTTAATTTTAGGTACTTTAGTTACAGGGACAATAGGGGTATTATTTAAAGATTTTTTTGTCAGCTTCTATCATAATAATACCGCTATAGGCATTGCATTATTAGTAACAGGTTTTATTTTATGGATCTCTCAAAAACTCAATCCAGGCTATAAAAAAGAAGGGGAGATAGGCATTTTAGATGCAATTATAGTAGGGGCCTTTCAAAGCTTGGCAATTTTTCCCGGTATCTCTCGATCTGGTTCCACTATTGCAGGAGCATTGCTGAGAAAAATGGATAAAGAAACAGCTGTCAGATACTCCTTTTTATTATCTATTCCAGCTATTTTAGGTGCTACATTGTTAGAGGTTAAAGAAGTCTTAGAAACAGGTTTTGATCAGAGTTTAGCACTCCCTTATATCTTTGGATTAATATTTTCTGCAATTTCCGGAATAATAGCTATTAAATGGTTAGTAGCATTTTTGAAGAAGGGTAAATTACACTATTTTTCTTTTTACTGCTGGTTTATTGGTATTTTAGTTTTGCTCCTTTTGTAG
- a CDS encoding ribonuclease J gives MTNNSSSQTNNKSSNGNGNKINGNKSAKRRRTQKEETIKFISLGGVGEIGKNMYVVEFKDEILVIDGGLKFPEEDMLGIDLVIPDFTYLTDNLDKVKAILLTHGHEDHIGGLPYILKYVNKPVYGTKLTLGLLENKLREHNILNSVNLNVIQPNSTIEIGKNFKVEFFRVNHSIPDSVGMAITTPVGTILHTGDFKIDQTPVDGQITDFQRISEISRKGVLALFADCTNAERPGFTMSERVVGNTIDEIFRLAKSRIIIATFASNVHRIQQVLDAAYKYNKKVCINGRSMINVVNTAMELGYLNVPKGMLIELDDLDAYNYDQIVMITTGSQGEPMSALTRMANSEHRKVEIAPGDTVVIAASPIPGNEKLVSKTINNLFKRGADVVYESVSGIHVSGHASQEELKMMINLVRPKYLVPIHGEYRHCIHLAKIGETLGISRENIFTIEIGDVLEIGKEKAKITGSVPSGYILIDGLGVGDVGNIVLRDRKQLSLDGILVVVVTLQKGTNKIIAGPDIVSRGFVYVRESEQLIEEAKAIVSQSLEKCRDRNIKEWAQLKQAIRDQLGKSLYEKTRRKPMILPIIMEV, from the coding sequence ATGACAAACAATAGTTCTTCACAAACAAACAATAAATCCAGCAATGGAAATGGTAATAAAATCAATGGCAATAAAAGTGCTAAAAGACGTCGTACACAAAAAGAAGAAACAATAAAATTTATTTCTTTAGGTGGGGTCGGCGAAATAGGTAAAAACATGTATGTTGTGGAATTCAAAGATGAAATTTTAGTTATTGATGGAGGGCTAAAATTTCCAGAAGAGGATATGTTAGGAATTGACTTAGTAATTCCAGACTTTACTTATTTAACAGATAACCTTGATAAAGTAAAAGCAATCTTACTAACCCATGGCCATGAAGATCACATTGGTGGTTTGCCTTATATTTTAAAATACGTAAATAAACCAGTTTATGGAACAAAATTAACTTTAGGTTTATTAGAAAACAAATTAAGGGAACACAATATTTTAAATTCTGTAAATTTAAATGTAATACAACCGAACAGTACCATAGAAATTGGAAAAAACTTTAAAGTTGAGTTTTTCCGAGTCAACCATAGTATTCCTGATTCTGTAGGAATGGCAATAACTACTCCCGTAGGAACAATTCTGCATACTGGTGACTTTAAAATAGATCAAACTCCCGTTGATGGGCAAATAACTGATTTTCAAAGGATTTCTGAAATTAGTAGAAAAGGTGTATTAGCCTTATTCGCCGATTGTACCAATGCCGAAAGACCTGGTTTTACTATGTCTGAAAGGGTTGTTGGTAATACTATCGATGAAATATTCCGGTTAGCTAAAAGTCGTATTATTATCGCTACATTTGCTTCTAATGTCCACAGAATTCAACAAGTTTTAGATGCAGCTTATAAATATAACAAAAAAGTTTGTATCAATGGTAGGAGTATGATTAATGTTGTAAATACAGCAATGGAACTCGGCTATTTAAATGTGCCTAAAGGAATGTTAATTGAACTAGATGACTTAGATGCCTATAATTATGACCAAATTGTAATGATTACCACTGGTAGTCAGGGAGAGCCCATGTCTGCTTTGACAAGAATGGCCAATTCAGAACATAGAAAGGTTGAAATAGCACCTGGGGATACAGTGGTAATCGCTGCTTCTCCTATACCAGGTAATGAGAAACTGGTTTCTAAAACTATTAACAATCTCTTTAAAAGAGGAGCAGATGTTGTATATGAGTCAGTATCAGGTATCCATGTCTCTGGTCATGCCAGTCAAGAGGAATTGAAGATGATGATTAACTTAGTAAGACCTAAATACTTGGTTCCTATCCATGGAGAATACAGACATTGCATTCATTTGGCAAAAATTGGTGAGACATTAGGGATTAGTAGAGAGAACATATTTACTATAGAAATCGGTGATGTTCTAGAAATTGGAAAAGAAAAGGCAAAAATAACCGGTAGTGTTCCCTCAGGATATATTTTAATAGATGGCCTTGGAGTAGGGGATGTTGGAAATATTGTACTAAGGGATAGAAAACAACTTTCATTAGATGGAATTTTAGTAGTAGTAGTTACTTTACAAAAAGGGACAAACAAAATTATCGCAGGTCCTGATATAGTTTCTAGAGGTTTTGTTTATGTTAGAGAATCTGAACAGTTAATTGAAGAAGCTAAAGCTATTGTTTCACAATCACTAGAAAAGTGTAGAGATAGAAATATTAAAGAATGGGCCCAATTAAAACAAGCCATTAGAGATCAATTAGGGAAATCCCTATATGAAAAAACCCGAAGAAAACCAATGATCTTACCAATAATTATGGAAGTATAA